One Pocillopora verrucosa isolate sample1 chromosome 10, ASM3666991v2, whole genome shotgun sequence genomic window carries:
- the LOC131791214 gene encoding T-box transcription factor T homolog 1-like has product MHSEEKKQPSSFSVNHILQAAENTMSSERPRETEVASTDDSSEDTNVKISLEENDLWRRFKSLTNEMIVTKNGRRMFPVLKINVTGLEPKAMYSFLLDFVSVEGHRWKYVNGEWVSGGKPEPPTPSCVYIHPDSPNFGAHWMKQPVVFSKVKLTNKQNGNGQIMLNSLHKYEPRIHIIRVGAPESNRTVVSHSFPETQFIAVTAYQNEEITSLKIKYNPFAKAFLDAKERQEQKEALEQAVESHSAYSQYGWFCAGPAPVYQHHHHSRPYAHIPSSPYERLGIRGHRPSPYPNPYHKRTDLPTQVTHAPQYFPTESNQLLLPGPTALENISMPSVSLAHSHHTPAGPHQLHPGLSPFMSNSSYNTTSRGSLDMDLTHKENDRSKCIQAPGISLHPSWNTLGQA; this is encoded by the exons ATGCACtcagaagagaaaaaacaaccGTCGTCATTCTCCGTCAACCACATCCTTCAAGCTGCTGAGAACACAATGTCTAGTGAAAGACCACGAGAGACAGAGGTCGCAAGCACGGACGATTCCAGTGAAGATACCAATGTCAAGATCTCTCTGGAAGAGAATGACCTGTGGCGGCGATTCAAGTCGCTGACAAACGAGATGATAGTCACTAAAAATGGAAG GCGGATGTTTCCCGTTCTTAAAATAAACGTCACTGGACTGGAGCCCAAAGCTATGTACTCCTTCCTGCTCGATTTCGTGTCCGTCGAGGGTCATCGTTGGAAATATGTGAACGGAGAATGGGTCTCGGGTGGAAAACCCGAGCCCCCGACACCAAGTTGCGTTTATATTCACCCTGATTCACCAAACTTTGGCGCACATTGGATGAAACAACCTGTGGTCTTTTCCAAAGTAAAACTGaccaacaaacaaaatggcaatGGGCAG aTCATGTTGAATTCCTTACACAAGTACGAGCCGAGAATTCACATTATTCGTGTTGGTGCTCCAGAAAGCAACAGGACAGTGGTTTCGCACTCATTTCCAGAGACGCAGTTTATTGCTGTGACGGCTTATCAAAACGAGGAG ATCACTAGTCTAAAGATAAAATACAATCCGTTCGCTAAAGCCTTTCTGGACGCAAAAGAGCG acAAGAACAGAAAGAGGCGTTGGAGCAAGCTGTAGAGTCGCATTCGGCGTATTCGCAAT ACGGCTGGTTTTGTGCTGGTCCTGCACCCGTATACCAACACCACCATCACTCGAGGCCTTACGCACACATTCCTTCCTCGCCATATGAGCGCTTAGGAATAAGAGGGCATCGCCCCTCTCCGTATCCTAATCCCTACCACAAGAGAACAGATCTACCCACCCAAG TAACTCATGCACCGCAGTACTTTCCAACAGAGTCTAATCAATTACTTCTTCCTGGCCCAACGGCGCTCGAAAACATTTCCATGCCTTCTGTGTCCCTCGCACACTCGCATCACACTCCAGCAGGCCCGCACCAGCTTCATCCCGGCTTAAGCCCGTTCATGAGCAATTCGTCTTACAACACGACTTCGAGAGGGAGTCTCGATATGGACTTGACTCACAAGGAAAATGATCGATCAAAGTGCATTCAGGCGCCAGGGATTTCACTTCATCCATCATGGAACACACTTGGACAAGCTTAA
- the LOC131791108 gene encoding uncharacterized protein — MAGAHYRAPVMGDSVPHSYIPYGGRRSGFYSSKVVDTLPCIYELVPIALESVRSYPVCPGFVFTTADYGCADGGTSMSLIYACVEELRKLHGNELEILVYYEDQPVNDFTSLFSYVQGLISGPQSYLTSFPNVYVAASETQFYKQCFPRGSIQLGLFSVALHWLSKKPCSVTGGLLCLQSQNQEERELFTRQAAMDWETFLLARAKELSLGLSDERTVEEKTTIVDEFFLHLEAEFARVMHDYRSELVAAIMKVEKN; from the exons atggcaggagcccattaccgGGCTCCTGTCATGGGTGATTCT GTTCCTCATTCCTATATTCCTTATGGAGGAAGAAGATCTGGCTTTTATTCTTCCAAAGTCGTAGATACGTTACCCTGCATTTACGAACTGGTTCCCATAGCATTGGAATCTGTAAGATCTTACCCGGTGTGTCCTGGCTTTGTATTTACCACAGCTGACTATGGCTGTGCTGATGGAGGGACCTCGATGTCGCTTATTTATGCGTGTGTTGAAGAGCTCAGAAAGTTGCATGGCAATGAGCTGGAAATCCTTGTTTATTACGAGGATCAGCCGGTTAATGACTTCACTTCCCTTTTTTCATACGTCCAAG gCCTTATCTCAGGACCTCAGAGTTATTTGACCTCATTTCCAAACGTTTACGTGGCAGCGAGTGAGACTCAGTTTTACAAACAGTGTTTCCCTCGTGGTTCAATACAACTCGGTTTGTTCAGCGTGGCCCTTCATTGGCTGAGCAAAAAACCATGCAGCGTAACTGGAGGTCTACTTTGTCTCCAGTCCCAAAACCAGGAGGAGAGGGAACTTTTTACAAGACAGGCAGCAATGGATTGGGAAACGTTCCTTCTAGCTAGAGCAAAGGAATTGTCATTAG GTCTCTCCGATGAGCGAACAGTGGAAGAGAAAACCACAATTGTCGATGAATTTTTCCTCCATTTGGAAGCAGAATTTGCAAGAGTGATGCACGATTACAGATCCGAGCTTGTCGCTGCAATCATGAAAGtggaaaagaattga